The Dromaius novaehollandiae isolate bDroNov1 unplaced genomic scaffold, bDroNov1.hap1 HAP1_SCAFFOLD_150, whole genome shotgun sequence DNA segment CACTGCCCCCTTAGATGCCTTAAGGTGTAAATGACTTTTTCCTGGGACTGATGGATATGACACAGAACATGCAGACTGGCAGCCTTCTGGAATGCAGATCAAAGGGTGGCCTCAGAAGtctaaaaagaaacctatgctTAGCAAGTGGAATCATTCTCTCTTTGTCTCTATAATATGTTCTTTTGCCCAAGGATAGGTCAAAGAACAGTTAAGCAAGGGGATAAATAACGAAAGAGCTACTTCACAGGTAACTGTATTTGGACACTTACAGTATGCCGTAGAAAGTGTTTCATGAGGACTGAGAACACTATGGCCTGTGGGAGTGCAAGgctttctgaaatactgtttaaGGACTGTTCTTTGTGGATGGAGCCATACTTAGTACACTCTGCATCTCCTCTATCCGTGGAGTCTGCACTGCAgcagaaaaatcttcctttctgaaaTCCTAGTTTCCTCacaaagggaaatattttgctgaTTTCACCTTGGAGTCAAAATGAGAAGTAATCGATGTGGATGACAGGGCAAGTACTAGGGGCAGGACAGAAGTGGCTAAGGCATGGTTTACTTCATCCTAAAGTTGACGCTAAAAGTGGGTTAGCTGAATTGTTTCCTATAAATGCCTGTTGGTTGCACCGGAAGTCTGAGGTGATTAATTCAGACATAGACATCTGTTCTGCAGATGCCTATGCTGGACAGATGAATCCCTGTCTGTAGTGCCTCCCATAAGGGTAAGTCCATATTGTCTATGATTTTTACTTGAATGTTGACTTTTGATACCAGATTTATGTGGCCCACCTATGCTGCATGAAAAGGCAAAGCTTGACAATGAGCTAGATCCTTCAGGCATTTACGCATTCTCCCTTCACGGAGAAACAATCAATTCACTCAAGAATAGAGTCATGTCAGAGGAAGGCAGTGCAGAGAGTCAGAGATTCAAATGTAAGTTGAAACTGTGAACATGCTTGCTACCTAACTTTGGCTGTCTGCATCTAGGCACAGAAAAGTTCTTCCCAAAAGCTCATTCATGATTCTGTAAATACTGCCAGACACTTGCCAGATAATTTCTACAGAAATAGTAGTAGAACTTTAACAGCAGAACTTCATTGCATAACTGAGTTAATTCTTCTACACAGGATAGTTCTCCTCTAAGTTATCCACTACAGATTTCAGAGGCAGGCTAAGGCTTTATGATAGACAGTAGGAAATTATTGGGTGCTTACTTAACATATGTATTATGTAGTTATAAAGCATACACTATGGAGCTGTTCCTTAGAAaattgtactaacaaacaaaacaaaaaaatataaaaacctttcatttctttgcatcaaaatatttaattttccacACTAAAGTATGTGTTTTTGGACAAACTTCCACATAGAGCTTTTGATCTCCCCGTTCCGCAAGGTGTAGATCATGGGATTGGTCAAGGGGAAGATGACCGTATGGAAAACAGCAACAACTTTTTCCATCGGGACAGCTTGGAAGGGTAAGCCATAGATATACATAGCTGGGCCACACATGACAAAGACCACAATAATGTGGGAAATGCAGTTTGAAGCTACTTTGCTCTTTCCCTTGGAGGACTGTGTCTGGAGCTTCATCAACAGGACAGTGTAAGAGATGAGGAGAAGTGCAAAGCACATGCTGATGACCGCACCATTGTTGAGGAACATCAGAAGCTCCACCATGTAGGTGTCAGCACAGGCCAACTTAACCAGCTGATGGATGTCACAGAAGAAGTTGTCCAGGATGTTGGGGCCACAGAAAGGGAGATGAATGGTGAGAGCAAATAGAATGATACCATGGATGAAGCCCCCGCCCCACGAAGCTCCAACCAGGACACAGCATACCCTTTGGTTCACAAGTCTGGTGTAGTGGAGAGGTTTGCAAATGGctacatagcggtcataggccatggcCATGAGCAGGAAAGCTTCAGCTGCTCCCAGGAAGTGGAGGAAGAAAAGCTGAGCCATGCAGGCACTGTAGGAGATGGTCTTACAGGGTAAGAAGAAGTCAGCTAACATTTTGGGTGGGGTGACAGAGCAGTAGCAGATGTCCAAGAAGGCCAAATTGGCcaggaaaaagtacatgggggatCCCAGTTGGGAATCACTCTGAATTGTGAGAACAATAAGGATGTTGCCTGGCAGAATGATCATGTAAAAGagtaggaagaggaagaagagaatcaTCTGAACTTCGTGGGTTTGTGACAATCCCAACAAAATGAACGCTGTAACTCTTGTATAGTTCCTTTGTTCCATTTCCACTGTAAAGAACcgtgaaaaacagacagaaatcaCGGAAAAGACAAAATTACGCAAGTGTTTAAGCAATCTAAGACATATTTAGATTGCTTAAAATAGACATCCTTTGCCCATTGCCTACCTTTAGGGAACTCATAGTTGTGAAATACTTGATCATCAGTAATTTAGATTAATTTAGATTAATTTACTTTAGTAATTTAGATGCCCTACTAACTTGGGCATTTCACACACCTCCGTTTGTCTTCAGATGTTCCATATTTTCCCTGCTGTCTGGGAACTGGCACCTGGGTGGAACATAGGGCATAAAGTATCAGTCCATTCTGGCATAGGCTAATTTTTGTGGTTTACAGTGTAGATATCTTCATCTGATGTAGTTCTTTTCTTCCTGACATTAAGAAGTAGGCTCTTCTAGGGTGccatacatttcattttaaggtaGACAGCTAAAGAAGTCTAGATGAAATGCACTCTAAAATTACTTGATTAACCTAAAAATCACTCCTTTGATTATAAAGGGAAACTACGTATAGATTACTCACATCTGAAGAAAGGGTATGAATCCCCTGGGGTGAATTCATCTGGCAGCTACAAAGTTATTATTTTCAACTGACAATCTAAAATTGTTTTGTGGTTAATGGTGTCGGTGCAGCCAGTGTAACCAGTTCAGAAAATGACTAGTTTCATCGAATATTTTTTCTAGAATAGATcaattcaattatttttaaagagtccATTTTCCCAATTGTCTTTAAAGGGAACTAAGGGTGCCTAGCTCACATGCAGACTTCTAACTTTGTTCACAGAAATCGCACAGTGGTGTATGATTTTCCAAAGAGGTCAACAGAACACTGTTGACTCTTCCATTTTGCTACAGAGAAGGTATGTTTGCATGCATGACTGCGTCTGCACATTAATTACTGCATTATTGGCTTGGCCAGCAGAGTTGATATAGAGAATAAAATGTACTGAAAATAGAGGACAAAATACTCAGACCTGTAAGTagcatttagttttaaaacagTTATGGTTTAGCTCCAATAATGAGACCAGTGAGAAATAAAATTGGTCTtgacagctgaaataaaaaaaaagaaaaaagatggggtggggagggaaggaggagagaaagtgacaaaaatagtaaaataaagaaaaggaaaataagaaaggactagagaaaaaggaagagagagagaaaaaaactttaTCTCACTTTTTGGTATTTCcttcaaatttcaaaatttcatgctatgtctttaatttttttttttctcttggcatTCTCTGTGTTTTCCCCATCTCTGACTTTGTCACATGCACAGCTGAAGGGCTGGTTATGCTGGATCTGTGCATAAATTGGTCCATCTTATCCACTATTTCATTTCTCAGCTGACTGGGAATTCTTATTACAGGCACCTGGAGCTATGGTTTTCTTTGTCTCATTAAAGTTCTCTCTCAGTGTTCTGATCAGCCTTGGAGATGAGCTAGCATCCTTGTATGTCCTGTCACCTGAGAGCAATGTTCCAACAGGAGTCTTCCACTCCACACTGCTGTTCTGTATCAGATAGATCCACTTAATCCAGTAACGACCCTCTCTCCTCACCTTTACTTTCTTGCACAGCCTTCTATGCAGAATCCCAACTTCTCTGGCTTTGTATCCATGGTTCACGTGCACTGCTTTGTATTCTCCACTGTCTGTCGCTCAGCCCTAACCAGCAAAGAACTAATCAAGGTTACTACCTCCTTGCTGTTCCCTGCCTTCCCACTTCAGAAAGGTGgttaatatttctgattttttctacCTACTTCTCCCATGATAGCAGACTACCTGCATCAGTATTCTCTCCGTTCTACAAATGCAGATGATGATTTACCCAGTCTGCCTTCCTCAGTGAAAAAGACTGGGTACTCTGAACTCAAGTGGATTCCTTCTTCTGCTTCGTATTTTCCCTGCTGCATTTCAGTCTTCACTCAGGGAAACAAATTTACCAGGAAAGCTGTGTAATGCAGCTAATTCCTGCACTTTTTGTCTTACTTGTCTCTTTTCAGCCCTTTAAATGATTTAGTTCAACAAGAAATAGTTCACAGAAGACCTAAGATTCAGAATATGTGGGTGAGGACTCATTCTTGTCTTTTCTACATAAAGCCATCTTTTTATGAGTTGAACACTTTAGGGGGCCTTCATATTGCCTGTTTTAAGATGCCAGTGGTGTACATATCTACATCTGAACAAGACAACATAGTTACCTGAGGGacacaggggaggaaaaaaagatacaatttctcttaaaaaatgtaGAGATGGAATTCAGCTTCCTAAATATGGTTTCCTCGTGCCATTTTATGCACTCTGGAATAACCTGCCTAGCCTCCAGTTTCTTGTCTAGAAGGATGGGTCCTGCATCTCACCAGACAACTTCCTAGAATGTACTGGGTGCTTATCTTTAGCTATTTGAATTCTACTCTACATGTCTAGTTTTGATTTTGAACTGTACCTCTGTCTTTGGACAGAGCAATCGTACCTATAATCTCTGAATTTATCCTCCAGTTATGTATGGTTGATATGTCATTACTGAGACTAAATTTATGTGTCACTATTATAGAGAGAGGTTCCATCTGCTGCTAGGAGGATGGAGACTAAACCCTTGTTGGATCTGCTGACATTCTCATCAACGGGTAGCAGACCATTCTTTAGGTTAACTCTGATGCCCACTTGTGGATAGAAGTGAGGTGGGATTCTGGACTTTCACCACTTGTTTCCTGCACAATTTGGTTATGGACGCCAAGGAACATATCTTATGTGCTGATTCAGGAAAATTCATGGACAGACAAGGAACAATGACAGAAAGATCAACATACAGAAACCGAGTGGGAAGAACCATATCATAATTGTGTATAGagaagtgaagaagaaagaaagtcaCTGCAGGATATCCAAGAATGAATGCATAGTTAGATAAACAGAACAGACAGACAAGCTCAGAAATAAATGGACTgacagcaaagaataaaaatgggTGGAAAGCTCCCCAAAACTTGCACCAATATGCAGGGATGGATAGAAAGGTAAAGAGTTAGTATATATAGCATCAGAAAAATTCATGTTGGAAGGGATTCAGGAGGTCAGCTAGTCCAATCTCCTTCTTAAAGCTGGGTCAGCTGTTAGGGCTTTACATTCATGTGGATGGATAAAGAGAAAGATGAATGCATATACAGTGACAGAGAGACAAAACTGAGATGAAACAAATTAGAGACCTCTTTTC contains these protein-coding regions:
- the LOC135326650 gene encoding olfactory receptor 4N5-like, which encodes MEQRNYTRVTAFILLGLSQTHEVQMILFFLFLLFYMIILPGNILIVLTIQSDSQLGSPMYFFLANLAFLDICYCSVTPPKMLADFFLPCKTISYSACMAQLFFLHFLGAAEAFLLMAMAYDRYVAICKPLHYTRLVNQRVCCVLVGASWGGGFIHGIILFALTIHLPFCGPNILDNFFCDIHQLVKLACADTYMVELLMFLNNGAVISMCFALLLISYTVLLMKLQTQSSKGKSKVASNCISHIIVVFVMCGPAMYIYGLPFQAVPMEKVVAVFHTVIFPLTNPMIYTLRNGEIKSSMWKFVQKHIL